From a region of the Odoribacter splanchnicus DSM 20712 genome:
- a CDS encoding carboxymuconolactone decarboxylase family protein: MRREFKVPRMEEVLEHDRKLLFALKQSMGFVPNVYAFMTRSETALKRFMDFMDVSTVFDRIQTEAIHLVTSQVNQNPYCLAAHTALAKEAGLSDKQIEAIRKGNVTWDEKLDTLVDFTCELVTNRGKVGPEMIGRFYQAGYTDACLVDLVMLVGMTTITNYLNNATWIPVDFPEAPVIICKCDCKK, encoded by the coding sequence ATGAGAAGAGAATTTAAAGTACCCCGGATGGAAGAAGTATTGGAACATGATCGTAAATTGCTATTTGCATTAAAGCAGTCGATGGGTTTTGTTCCGAATGTGTATGCCTTCATGACCCGTTCCGAAACTGCCTTGAAACGATTTATGGATTTTATGGATGTTTCTACGGTATTTGACCGAATTCAGACGGAAGCGATTCATTTGGTGACTAGTCAGGTAAATCAGAATCCTTATTGTTTGGCAGCGCATACGGCTTTGGCTAAAGAGGCCGGTTTGAGCGATAAGCAAATCGAAGCGATCCGTAAAGGAAATGTCACTTGGGATGAAAAGTTGGATACCTTAGTGGATTTTACTTGTGAGCTGGTTACGAATCGGGGCAAGGTAGGCCCTGAGATGATCGGCCGTTTCTATCAAGCCGGATATACGGATGCTTGTCTGGTTGATTTGGTCATGCTGGTCGGTATGACGACTATAACCAATTACCTCAATAATGCCACCTGGATTCCCGTCGATTTCCCCGAGGCTCCGGTCATCATCTGTAAATGTGATTGTAAAAAGTAA
- a CDS encoding ferritin gives MISEKLQNAINEQITAEMWSSNLYLSMSFYFACEGFDGFAHWMKKQSQEELEHAYTMADYVTKRGGKAKIDKIDVVPQGWGSPLEVFQHVYEHECKVSKMIDNLVSIASAEKDNATQDFLWGFVREQVEEEATAQGIVDKLKKAGDTGLLFIDAQLAKR, from the coding sequence ATGATTTCTGAAAAACTACAAAATGCGATCAATGAGCAGATTACTGCTGAAATGTGGTCTTCCAACCTGTATTTGTCCATGTCTTTCTATTTCGCTTGCGAAGGTTTTGACGGCTTTGCCCATTGGATGAAAAAACAATCTCAGGAAGAACTGGAGCATGCCTATACCATGGCTGATTACGTTACAAAGCGGGGAGGAAAAGCCAAAATAGATAAAATAGACGTTGTTCCTCAAGGGTGGGGTAGTCCTTTGGAAGTATTCCAACATGTCTATGAACATGAATGCAAGGTTTCAAAAATGATCGACAATCTGGTTTCTATCGCTTCTGCAGAAAAAGACAATGCAACCCAAGACTTTCTGTGGGGATTCGTACGCGAACAAGTTGAAGAAGAAGCAACAGCACAAGGAATTGTCGACAAATTGAAAAAAGCCGGTGATACAGGTCTTTTGTTCATCGATGCCCAACTGGCTAAGCGATAA
- a CDS encoding glycoside hydrolase family 97 protein: MKKYLKYCLLVWIAVPVWAQQTEVIGPDSHLKVNVALKQGKPVYSVTYKEKIMLEDSPLGVVTDIGDFSRNMNWIGQKTSRIDKTYTQNKIKKSEIHYQANELICTFANADKQEIDVVFRVSNNDIAFRYVIPRKEAGSCVVEKEATGFDFPAYTTTFLCPQSDAMIGWMRTKPSYEEEYRVDVPMNEPSRYGHGYTFPCLFRIGCDGWALISETGVDSRYCGSRLSDAGEGGLYILDFPMPEENNGNGTVAPGLALPGTTPWRTITVGDNLKPIVETTVIWDVVEPLYETVHDYRFGRGTWSWILWQDGSINYEDQVRYIDVAAAMGYEYVLIDNWWDRTIGREKMKSLADYAHRKGVDIFLWYSSSGYWNDIVQSPVNCMDNPIVRKREMRWLESLGVKGIKVDFFGGDKQETMRLYEAILSDADDCGLMVIFHGCTLPRGWERMYPNYVGSEAVLASENLIFQQHFCDEEAFNACLHPFIRNSVGCMEFGGCFLNKRLNRTNDGGSIRRTTDAFQLATTVLFQNPIQNFALAPNNLTDASQICLDFLKQVPVTWDETVFIDGYPGKYCILARRHGDKWYVAGVNAQKEPLKLKIQLPMFAKGNRVTLYNDDLKRNVYTREVTLSKNKELSLTILSGGGIVIVK; this comes from the coding sequence ATGAAAAAATATCTGAAATACTGCTTGCTGGTATGGATTGCCGTTCCGGTATGGGCTCAGCAGACTGAGGTAATTGGACCTGACTCTCATCTGAAAGTGAATGTGGCCTTGAAGCAGGGAAAACCGGTATATTCTGTCACTTACAAAGAAAAGATAATGCTGGAAGATTCCCCTTTGGGGGTGGTGACCGATATCGGGGATTTTAGCCGGAATATGAATTGGATTGGGCAAAAGACAAGTCGGATCGATAAAACATATACTCAGAACAAGATTAAGAAATCAGAGATACACTATCAGGCGAATGAGTTGATTTGTACTTTTGCGAATGCTGATAAGCAGGAGATAGATGTCGTTTTCCGGGTGAGTAATAACGATATCGCTTTCCGATATGTAATTCCCCGAAAGGAGGCAGGAAGTTGTGTGGTGGAAAAAGAAGCGACGGGTTTTGATTTTCCGGCATATACGACTACTTTTCTGTGTCCGCAAAGTGATGCCATGATCGGATGGATGCGTACAAAACCCAGTTATGAGGAGGAGTATAGGGTGGATGTTCCGATGAACGAACCTTCTCGATATGGACATGGTTATACTTTTCCTTGCCTTTTTCGTATTGGTTGTGATGGTTGGGCTTTGATCAGTGAGACGGGTGTGGACAGCCGCTATTGTGGTTCTCGTTTGAGTGATGCCGGAGAAGGTGGATTATATATCCTTGATTTTCCGATGCCCGAAGAGAATAATGGGAATGGAACGGTAGCCCCGGGATTGGCTTTGCCCGGTACAACTCCCTGGCGTACCATTACTGTAGGGGATAATCTGAAGCCTATTGTGGAAACGACGGTCATTTGGGACGTCGTGGAGCCACTTTACGAAACGGTTCACGATTATCGTTTCGGGCGTGGAACCTGGAGCTGGATTTTGTGGCAGGATGGAAGTATCAATTATGAGGATCAGGTGAGGTACATCGATGTGGCAGCTGCAATGGGATATGAATATGTATTGATAGATAACTGGTGGGATCGGACGATCGGCCGGGAAAAGATGAAGTCTTTGGCAGATTATGCCCATAGGAAGGGGGTAGATATATTTTTATGGTATAGTTCCAGCGGATATTGGAACGATATTGTTCAAAGTCCTGTGAATTGTATGGACAATCCGATTGTCCGTAAGCGGGAAATGAGGTGGCTCGAAAGTCTGGGAGTGAAGGGAATTAAAGTAGACTTTTTCGGAGGAGATAAGCAGGAGACTATGAGGTTGTACGAAGCTATTCTGAGCGATGCGGATGATTGTGGATTGATGGTTATTTTTCACGGTTGCACTTTGCCCAGGGGGTGGGAGCGAATGTATCCAAATTATGTGGGAAGTGAGGCGGTACTGGCTTCCGAGAACCTGATTTTCCAGCAGCATTTTTGTGATGAGGAGGCTTTCAATGCCTGTCTGCATCCGTTTATCCGGAATAGTGTCGGTTGTATGGAATTCGGAGGCTGTTTCCTTAATAAACGCTTGAATCGTACCAACGATGGAGGTAGTATCCGCCGGACAACAGATGCTTTCCAGTTGGCTACTACCGTCTTGTTTCAGAATCCGATACAGAATTTTGCTTTAGCCCCTAATAATCTGACCGATGCTTCCCAAATTTGCCTGGATTTTCTGAAACAAGTACCTGTTACCTGGGATGAGACTGTATTTATCGACGGCTATCCGGGGAAATATTGTATTCTGGCTCGCAGACATGGGGATAAATGGTATGTCGCCGGGGTGAATGCCCAAAAAGAACCGTTGAAGCTGAAAATACAACTTCCGATGTTTGCCAAAGGCAATCGGGTGACCCTTTATAATGACGACCTGAAACGTAATGTTTATACCCGGGAAGTGACTTTGAGTAAAAATAAAGAACTTTCCTTGACGATTCTGTCAGGAGGGGGAATTGTTATTGTGAAATGA
- a CDS encoding cell division protein FtsX yields the protein MTGQRKKRIAGSYFVSTLSISLVLVVVGILVFILLNAKLVSDHVKQNIGFSIIVKDNVNEAEIKKMQKILDTKPFVSSSVFISKVEAAREFKEELGEDFEGVLGYNPLLPSVEIKLNPVYANNDSLTVIEKSLLKNELVQEVSYQKSLVHMINENVRRISLILLIAGAALMLISFTLIRNTIHLSVYSQRFLIKTMQLVGAKPFFICKPFIQNSVWFGFFGSMIANLILLAAIFFLQKEVGSVVNLMNKELIIIMVAFVMVCGILLSLVSSWMSVARYLNKDMNDLYN from the coding sequence ATGACTGGTCAGAGAAAAAAGAGAATTGCAGGCTCCTATTTTGTGTCAACACTCAGTATATCACTGGTTTTGGTTGTCGTTGGTATTTTAGTGTTCATTTTGCTGAATGCAAAATTGGTTTCTGATCATGTAAAACAAAATATCGGTTTTTCTATTATTGTCAAGGATAATGTAAATGAAGCCGAGATCAAAAAGATGCAAAAGATTCTGGACACAAAGCCTTTTGTCTCGTCTTCGGTATTTATTAGTAAAGTGGAGGCTGCCCGTGAATTTAAAGAGGAGTTGGGGGAAGATTTCGAGGGCGTATTGGGGTATAACCCGCTTTTGCCTTCGGTAGAAATCAAGCTGAATCCCGTTTACGCCAATAACGATTCCTTGACTGTTATCGAGAAGAGCTTATTAAAAAACGAATTGGTGCAGGAGGTGTCTTATCAGAAGTCTTTGGTGCATATGATCAATGAAAATGTTCGGCGTATCAGTCTGATCCTGTTGATAGCAGGGGCTGCACTGATGCTGATTTCTTTTACCTTGATCCGGAATACCATCCATTTGTCCGTATATTCGCAGCGTTTTCTGATTAAAACGATGCAGCTTGTCGGGGCAAAACCTTTCTTTATTTGTAAGCCTTTTATTCAAAATAGTGTTTGGTTCGGTTTCTTTGGGAGTATGATCGCTAATCTGATTCTTTTGGCTGCCATATTCTTTTTGCAAAAAGAAGTGGGGAGTGTGGTCAATCTGATGAATAAAGAATTGATCATTATCATGGTTGCTTTTGTTATGGTTTGCGGTATATTGCTTTCTTTGGTTTCTTCCTGGATGTCGGTTGCCAGATATCTGAATAAAGACATGAACGATTTGTACAATTAA
- a CDS encoding DUF3098 domain-containing protein, which translates to MVKNNLKNTTSGKKIDFPIPVSSYKMILIGFGIIILGFILMMGGGSDNPAEFNYDIFSFRRITLAPIVVLIGFGFVFWAIMRKPKKEMEEGTKD; encoded by the coding sequence ATGGTGAAGAATAATTTGAAAAATACTACTTCCGGAAAAAAGATCGATTTCCCGATTCCTGTGAGTAGTTATAAGATGATTTTGATCGGTTTCGGGATCATCATTCTGGGATTTATTTTGATGATGGGGGGAGGTTCCGATAATCCGGCTGAGTTTAATTATGATATTTTTAGTTTCCGTCGGATCACGCTGGCTCCGATTGTGGTGTTGATCGGTTTTGGATTTGTTTTTTGGGCGATTATGCGGAAGCCTAAAAAGGAAATGGAAGAAGGGACGAAAGATTAG
- a CDS encoding undecaprenyl-diphosphate phosphatase produces MTWLEALVLGLIQGLTEFLPVSSSGHLQIFSTLFGIQGEENLTFAVAVHAATVCSTIVVLRNEIWDLLKGLFRFSWNPETIYIAKIALSMIPVAIVGVFFKDYVEALFGSGLLVVGVALLITACLLAFAYYARPRLKTDISFRDAFIIGVAQACAVLPGLSRSGSTIATGILLGNNKENVARFSFLMVLVPILGEAFLDMMKGGFAPSESGISMLALVVGFLAAFISGYIACSWMLNLVKKGKLIWFAVYCFVVGIIILFVH; encoded by the coding sequence ATGACTTGGTTAGAAGCATTGGTCCTTGGATTGATTCAGGGATTGACAGAATTTTTGCCCGTTAGTAGCTCCGGGCATCTTCAGATTTTCAGTACGCTTTTCGGCATACAGGGAGAAGAAAATCTGACTTTTGCAGTGGCCGTTCATGCGGCGACCGTTTGTAGTACGATTGTGGTGTTGCGGAATGAGATTTGGGATCTTTTGAAAGGTCTTTTTCGGTTTTCCTGGAATCCGGAAACCATTTATATTGCCAAAATCGCATTATCTATGATTCCTGTGGCTATTGTGGGTGTTTTCTTTAAAGATTATGTGGAAGCCCTCTTCGGTTCCGGATTATTGGTCGTGGGAGTTGCTCTTTTAATTACTGCCTGTTTGTTGGCCTTTGCTTACTACGCTCGTCCCCGTTTAAAGACGGATATATCTTTTCGGGATGCTTTTATCATCGGAGTGGCTCAGGCTTGTGCCGTATTGCCTGGTTTGTCCCGTTCCGGTTCCACCATCGCTACGGGGATTCTACTGGGGAATAATAAAGAAAATGTAGCGAGATTTTCTTTTTTGATGGTGTTGGTACCTATCTTGGGAGAGGCTTTTCTGGACATGATGAAAGGTGGTTTTGCACCTTCAGAGAGCGGTATTTCGATGTTGGCGCTGGTTGTCGGTTTCCTGGCTGCTTTTATTTCCGGATATATAGCTTGTAGCTGGATGTTGAATCTGGTGAAGAAAGGAAAGTTGATCTGGTTTGCCGTATATTGTTTTGTAGTAGGCATTATCATTTTGTTTGTTCATTGA
- the truB gene encoding tRNA pseudouridine(55) synthase TruB has protein sequence MCKILFNEEGDFHSGALILVDKPLKWTSFDVVNKIRWCLKSACGKIKVGHAGTLDPLATGLVIVCTGKWTKRIEDYMAQEKEYVATLCYGAVTPSFDLETLPEGDFPYRHIDRPYLDRVLERFRGVITQVPPAYSAIRVDGDRAYKKARKGNEIEMPARQVVVNELEVIDFNLPDLTLRINCSKGTYIRSLANDIGQACESGAYLAGLRRTKIGSFQVEDANKMEDLVAFLQTKL, from the coding sequence GTGTGTAAGATATTGTTTAATGAAGAAGGTGATTTTCATTCGGGTGCTCTGATTCTGGTAGATAAACCTCTGAAATGGACTTCTTTCGATGTCGTGAATAAAATTCGTTGGTGTTTGAAGTCTGCTTGTGGGAAGATCAAAGTGGGACATGCCGGAACTCTGGATCCTTTAGCGACGGGTTTGGTGATTGTTTGTACCGGAAAGTGGACGAAACGGATTGAAGATTATATGGCTCAGGAAAAAGAATATGTGGCGACGCTATGTTACGGGGCTGTGACTCCGTCTTTCGATTTAGAGACTTTGCCGGAAGGGGATTTCCCTTATCGGCATATCGATCGCCCTTATTTAGATCGGGTACTGGAGCGGTTTCGGGGAGTCATTACTCAGGTCCCTCCGGCGTATTCTGCTATCCGGGTAGATGGTGACCGGGCTTATAAAAAGGCGCGCAAAGGGAATGAGATCGAGATGCCTGCACGTCAAGTGGTGGTGAATGAATTGGAGGTCATCGATTTTAATCTTCCTGATTTAACGTTAAGAATCAATTGTAGTAAAGGGACTTATATCCGGTCTTTGGCCAACGATATCGGTCAGGCCTGTGAGAGTGGGGCTTACTTGGCAGGTTTACGCCGCACAAAGATCGGAAGTTTTCAGGTGGAAGATGCAAATAAAATGGAGGATTTGGTTGCGTTTTTACAAACAAAGTTGTAA
- the queA gene encoding tRNA preQ1(34) S-adenosylmethionine ribosyltransferase-isomerase QueA has translation MKLSKFRYKLPPELIAQHPSANRDECRLMVVDRKTGTIEHKVFKDVIDYFDEKDVFVFNDTKVFPARLYGNKEKTGAEIEVFLLRELNRDLRIWDVLVDPARKIRIGNKLYFGEDDSLVAEVIDNTTSRGRTLRFLFDGEYDEFKKLLYGLGETPLPRTITRKVEPEDEERYQTIFARYEGAVAAPTAGLHFSRELMKRMEIKGIDFAYITLHVGLGNFREVDVEDLTKHKMDSEQIIVGGDTVKIVNDAKDERHKICAVGTTVVRTLESCVTTKGRLTEYDGWTNKFIFPPYDFSVPDAFISNFHLPYSTLLMMVAAFGGYDLVMKAYDLAVKEKYRFGTYGDAMLII, from the coding sequence ATGAAATTATCAAAATTCAGATATAAATTACCGCCGGAATTAATCGCTCAACACCCTTCTGCTAATCGGGACGAATGTCGTTTGATGGTAGTCGACCGGAAGACAGGAACGATCGAACATAAGGTATTTAAGGATGTTATCGATTATTTTGATGAGAAGGATGTATTCGTTTTCAACGACACCAAGGTTTTTCCGGCCCGTTTATATGGGAATAAGGAAAAAACCGGTGCTGAAATCGAAGTCTTTTTGTTGAGGGAATTGAATCGGGATCTGCGGATTTGGGACGTTTTGGTGGATCCGGCACGAAAGATCAGAATCGGTAATAAATTGTATTTCGGGGAAGACGATAGTTTGGTTGCCGAAGTCATCGACAATACCACCTCTCGTGGACGGACGTTGCGTTTCTTGTTCGACGGAGAATACGATGAGTTTAAGAAGTTGCTGTATGGCCTGGGCGAGACTCCGCTGCCGCGTACGATTACACGTAAAGTGGAGCCGGAAGACGAAGAACGTTATCAGACGATCTTTGCCCGCTATGAAGGAGCTGTTGCTGCCCCGACAGCCGGTTTGCATTTTAGTCGTGAGCTGATGAAGCGCATGGAAATCAAAGGAATCGATTTTGCTTATATTACCTTGCACGTTGGCTTAGGGAATTTTCGGGAAGTGGATGTAGAAGATCTGACAAAACATAAAATGGACTCGGAACAGATTATTGTGGGGGGGGATACCGTGAAAATTGTCAATGATGCGAAAGACGAACGCCATAAGATTTGTGCAGTAGGCACGACCGTTGTACGGACGTTGGAAAGTTGTGTAACGACCAAAGGCCGTTTGACCGAATATGATGGATGGACAAATAAATTTATTTTCCCTCCCTATGATTTTAGTGTGCCGGATGCTTTTATTTCTAATTTCCATTTACCTTATTCGACTCTTTTGATGATGGTGGCTGCTTTCGGTGGTTATGATCTGGTGATGAAAGCTTATGATCTGGCCGTAAAAGAGAAATATCGGTTCGGTACATACGGAGATGCGATGTTGATTATTTAG
- a CDS encoding M48 family metallopeptidase, translating into MRVFRLTVIVGILTLFVQCASVPLTGRKQVILLPESEMMQMSLTSYGDFLKENKLSTRTDDTRRVKEVGTRIAAAVEAYLKSQGLEKQIEGYQWEFNLVQSPEMNAWCMPGGKVVVYEGILPVCENDDGLAVVMGHEIAHAIARHGNERMSQQMLIQAGSTAAAYALKEKSEPTQALLGTAIGLGANYGVILPFSRKHELEADRLGLIFMTIAGYNPEEAIPFWTRMASAGSGQKPPEFMSTHPSDAHRIEQIKALMPEVLKYKK; encoded by the coding sequence ATGAGAGTCTTTAGATTAACTGTTATTGTCGGGATTTTGACCTTGTTCGTACAGTGTGCTTCAGTGCCTTTGACCGGGCGGAAGCAAGTGATACTCCTGCCCGAAAGTGAAATGATGCAGATGAGTCTTACTTCGTATGGAGATTTTTTAAAAGAAAATAAGTTATCTACCCGTACAGACGATACCCGTCGCGTGAAGGAAGTGGGGACGCGGATTGCTGCCGCTGTAGAAGCTTACTTGAAATCTCAGGGATTGGAAAAGCAGATCGAAGGGTACCAGTGGGAATTCAATCTGGTACAGAGTCCTGAAATGAATGCCTGGTGTATGCCCGGAGGGAAGGTGGTCGTGTATGAAGGAATTTTGCCGGTTTGTGAAAATGATGATGGTTTGGCTGTTGTGATGGGACATGAGATTGCTCATGCGATTGCCCGGCATGGAAACGAACGGATGAGTCAGCAGATGTTGATACAGGCTGGAAGTACTGCTGCTGCATACGCTTTAAAAGAAAAATCGGAGCCGACTCAGGCACTCTTGGGGACTGCTATCGGTTTAGGGGCTAATTACGGTGTGATCTTGCCTTTTTCGCGGAAGCATGAGTTGGAAGCCGATCGTTTGGGATTGATTTTTATGACGATTGCCGGATATAATCCGGAAGAGGCGATTCCTTTCTGGACCCGGATGGCTTCTGCAGGATCGGGACAAAAACCACCGGAGTTTATGTCTACACACCCTTCGGATGCCCATCGTATAGAGCAGATAAAAGCATTGATGCCTGAGGTTTTGAAATATAAAAAATGA
- a CDS encoding aminotransferase class I/II-fold pyridoxal phosphate-dependent enzyme codes for MDIFERVKKQRGNIGQYAKEAHGYFAFPKLEGEIGPRMMFRGKEVLNWSLNNYIGLANDPEVRKVDAEAAAQWGLAYPMGARMMSGQTSRHEYLESQLADFVGKPDAFLLNFGYQGMISIIDSLTSRFDCIVYDAESHACIMDGLRLSPAKRYVYVHNDMSSLRKQLEHATKYVATTGGGILVVTEGVFGMAGDLGKLDEITALKSEFNFRLLVDDAHGFGTMGPTGAGTGEHFGVQDKVDLYFGTFAKAMAGFGAFVATDEDVCMSLRYTMRSQMFAKSLTMPMVEGAIKRLEMLKSQPERREKLWTIAHALQNGLKADGMNIGITNSMVTPVYLSGSVAEGMQVVFDLRENYNIFCSIVVYPVIPKGQLLLRLIPTSMHTLEDVKYTIKAFKNVAEKLAKGEYNKELLIDASKL; via the coding sequence GTGGACATTTTTGAAAGAGTAAAAAAACAAAGAGGTAATATCGGCCAGTATGCCAAAGAAGCACACGGCTATTTCGCATTTCCGAAATTGGAAGGAGAAATCGGTCCCCGGATGATGTTCCGCGGGAAAGAAGTGTTAAATTGGAGTTTGAACAACTACATCGGTCTGGCAAACGATCCGGAAGTCCGGAAAGTCGATGCAGAGGCAGCCGCTCAATGGGGGCTGGCTTACCCGATGGGAGCCCGTATGATGAGCGGTCAGACTTCCCGTCATGAATACCTGGAATCACAGTTAGCCGATTTCGTCGGTAAACCGGACGCATTCCTGTTAAATTTCGGCTATCAGGGCATGATTTCTATCATCGACTCACTGACTTCACGTTTCGACTGTATCGTTTATGACGCGGAGTCCCATGCTTGTATCATGGACGGTTTGCGTCTGTCGCCGGCCAAACGTTATGTATACGTACACAACGATATGAGCAGCCTGCGCAAACAGCTCGAACATGCCACGAAATATGTAGCGACTACCGGTGGAGGTATTCTGGTAGTTACAGAAGGCGTATTCGGAATGGCAGGAGATTTAGGTAAATTAGATGAAATCACTGCTTTAAAATCTGAATTCAATTTCCGCTTGCTGGTCGACGATGCCCATGGATTCGGAACAATGGGACCGACAGGTGCCGGTACAGGTGAACATTTCGGTGTTCAGGATAAAGTGGACCTTTATTTCGGTACTTTTGCCAAAGCTATGGCAGGTTTCGGCGCTTTCGTCGCCACAGATGAAGATGTATGTATGTCTTTACGTTATACCATGCGTTCACAAATGTTCGCAAAATCCCTGACTATGCCGATGGTCGAAGGAGCGATCAAACGTCTCGAGATGCTGAAAAGCCAACCGGAAAGACGCGAAAAGTTGTGGACCATCGCTCATGCTTTACAAAACGGTCTTAAAGCAGACGGTATGAATATCGGTATCACCAACTCGATGGTTACTCCGGTATATCTTTCCGGTAGTGTTGCCGAAGGAATGCAAGTCGTATTCGACCTGCGTGAAAATTACAATATTTTCTGTTCGATCGTCGTATATCCGGTTATTCCGAAAGGACAATTGTTGCTCCGCCTGATTCCGACTTCTATGCATACACTCGAAGATGTAAAATATACCATCAAGGCATTCAAGAATGTGGCAGAAAAACTGGCTAAGGGAGAATACAACAAAGAACTTCTGATCGACGCTAGTAAGCTCTAA
- a CDS encoding outer membrane protein assembly factor BamD, producing MKKFWGFLLVIVLMTSCGEYQSLLKSNDYNLVYKKAIEYYNKGDYQRAMNLLDGVRSVFVGQAKAQNIAYYRAFCSYNMKDYQIASDLFKQFIQTYPESSFAEECLYMMGFCDYKASPKPRLDQQVTEKAIREFQLYLSRYPYSMRKDKVNTYMDEMRDKLSYKAYLSAKNYYLREHYKAAVISLQNCLKDYPGSKYREEIMYMLFVSKYQMAVNSVEDKKVERYNNAREEYYYFADEYPNSRYAADVKKMYEDIEAYLENYKFED from the coding sequence ATGAAGAAATTTTGGGGATTTTTACTGGTAATTGTGCTTATGACGTCTTGCGGGGAGTATCAAAGCCTGCTGAAAAGCAATGATTACAACCTGGTCTATAAAAAAGCGATCGAGTATTATAACAAGGGCGATTATCAGAGAGCAATGAATTTGTTGGATGGTGTCCGTTCTGTATTTGTCGGGCAGGCAAAAGCTCAGAATATTGCTTATTACCGGGCTTTTTGTAGTTATAATATGAAAGATTATCAGATTGCCTCCGATTTATTCAAGCAGTTTATCCAGACTTATCCGGAAAGTTCATTTGCTGAAGAATGTCTTTATATGATGGGATTTTGCGATTATAAAGCTTCCCCGAAACCACGTTTGGATCAGCAGGTTACCGAAAAAGCTATCCGGGAATTCCAGCTTTATCTGAGTCGTTATCCGTATAGTATGCGAAAAGATAAGGTAAATACCTATATGGATGAAATGCGGGATAAGCTTTCTTACAAAGCTTATTTGAGTGCGAAAAACTATTACCTGCGTGAACATTACAAAGCGGCTGTTATCAGTTTGCAGAATTGTCTGAAGGATTATCCGGGCTCCAAATACCGGGAAGAGATTATGTATATGTTGTTCGTATCGAAATATCAGATGGCGGTGAATAGTGTCGAAGATAAGAAAGTGGAACGATATAACAATGCCCGGGAAGAGTATTATTACTTTGCCGATGAATATCCGAACAGCAGATATGCTGCCGACGTAAAGAAGATGTATGAGGATATCGAGGCCTATTTGGAAAATTATAAGTTTGAAGATTAA
- a CDS encoding DNA-directed RNA polymerase subunit omega — protein MVDFKKVKAPNNTITRNPAVLAAKADNNIYEAVAIIAKRSNQIAVEMKEELSRKLQEFASYTDNLEEIFENREQIEISKFYERIPKPVLIATQEFEDGQIYFRNPATEKKTEEKKSL, from the coding sequence ATGGTAGATTTTAAAAAGGTGAAAGCACCTAATAACACCATTACACGGAACCCTGCCGTATTGGCTGCAAAAGCCGATAATAATATTTATGAGGCTGTGGCCATTATTGCCAAAAGATCTAATCAGATTGCCGTCGAGATGAAGGAGGAACTGAGTCGTAAGTTGCAGGAGTTTGCTTCTTATACCGATAATCTGGAAGAGATTTTTGAAAATCGGGAACAGATTGAAATCTCCAAATTTTATGAGCGGATCCCAAAACCGGTGCTTATTGCTACCCAGGAATTCGAAGATGGGCAGATCTATTTCAGAAATCCGGCAACGGAGAAAAAAACAGAAGAGAAAAAATCGCTCTAA